A single Corticium candelabrum chromosome 12, ooCorCand1.1, whole genome shotgun sequence DNA region contains:
- the LOC134187903 gene encoding uncharacterized protein LOC134187903 — protein sequence MHPKVRILAYLDDVFVLGHPTDIQSAFQDLKKSFFAINMIIADSKCEIYCPSTRDPVEGFDCIPVTDDGAIFLGAPVGTPSFVASSCSNIAKSKFLLCNELVQLGDIQSAMLLLRGSHVPCLNHLARLVRPELLTQAASIHDSQTRKTFCHLLGFNEIEDMPWRQAVLPIRLGGFGMTSLAFVSQPAFVASWAHAIVELPLRFPSLFPAVDSLVNSTTGALSNALTQSVPDGKHISEYLTSAGKVQHQLSMSFARCEAEILFTDAPTARDAARHRSTKGKGAGAWLNAIPTSEVLALNSYEYRLASLLRLGLPIPLSDWMTTCNCGASLDSSGYHLLTCKTGGGPVWSHESLASVWSDCLRELHIHHRREPRHRYANSNDRPDIVAFDSDSGCNVDLDIALAHPWSSDIFPRSSETDGAAAERREERKKSKYEKECLPGGTAVSLIPLVMEHFGRWGVMGRNFLQKLAKKSCDEIGRPNAAEFLDFWRKRFSLQLQKCNAKVILRKMASLSSDTSSAKYSTQFFSH from the coding sequence ATGCATCCGAAGGTTCGTATCTTGGCATACTTGGACGACGTCTTTGTACTGGGTCACCCTACGGATATTCAGTCTGCCTTTCAAGATCTGAAAAAGTCTTTTTTTGCCATCAACATGATCATTGCAGATTCAAAGTGTGAGATCTACTGCCCTTCTACACGTGATCCTGTTGAAGGCTTTGACTGCATACCAGTCACTGATGATGGAGCCATCTTTCTTGGAGCACCCGTAGGCACACCTTCATTTGTTGCCTCCTCTTGCTCGAACATCGCAAAGTCAAAATTCTTACTGTGTAACGAACTTGTTCAATTGGGAGACATACAGAGTGCCATGCTCTTGTTGAGAGGCTCTCACGTCCCTTGCCTGAATCACTTGGCACGCTTAGTTCGTCCTGAGTTGCTCACACAAGCAGCTTCAATTCACGACTctcagacaagaaagacattttGCCATCTACTTGGGTTCAACGAGATTGAGGACATGCCTTGGCGCCAAGCTGTTTTGCCAATTAGACTTGGTGGCTTTGGCATGACTTCGTTGGCTTTTGTGTCGCAGCCTGCctttgttgcatcctgggcTCACGCCATTGTGGAACTGCCTCTTCGTTTTCCAAGTCTCTTTCCAGCTGTTGACAGCCTAGTTAATTCAACTACTGGGGCTCTTAGTAACGCCCTGACCCAATCTGTCCCTGATGGAAAGCATATTTCCGAATATCTGACATCTGCAGGCAAAGTTCAGCATCAGCTATCCATGTCATTTGCTCGCTGTGAGGCAGAAATCTTGTTCACAGATGCACCCACAGcccgagatgcagcacgacATCGATCTACAaaaggaaaaggagctggtgcatggctgaaCGCAATCCCGACTTCAGAAGTGCTCGCACTAAATTCTTACGAGTATCGTTTAGCGTCCTTGCTGAGGTTGGGCTTGCCCATTCCACTTTCTGACTGgatgacaacatgcaactgtgGTGCCTCCCTGGACAGCagtgggtaccatctgctaaCATGTAAAACCGGTGGAGGGCCAGTTTGGTCGCACGAATCGCTTGCATCAGTCTGGTCTGATTGCCTGCGGGAGCTGCACATCCATCATCGAAGGGAACCGAGGCATCGGTATGCCAATTCCAATGACCGGCCAGACATTGTAGCCTTCGACTCAGACTCTGGGTGCAATGTGGATCTGGACATAGCtctagcacacccatggagctcgGACATCTTCCCTAGATCTTCGGAAACAGATGGCGCCGCTgctgagagaagagaggagagaaaaaagtcaaaatacGAGAAGGAATGTCTACCAGGTGGAACTGCTGTCAGTCTCATTCCTCTGgttatggagcattttggacgcTGGGGTGTCATGGGAAGAAACTTCCTGcagaaactagcaaagaaatcatgtgacgaaattggtagaccaaacgctgcagagttccttgacttttggcgaaaaagattctcacttcagctgcaaaaatgcaatgccaaagtcatactgaggaagatggcaagcttgtcaagtgacacaagtagcgctaagtactcaacccagttctttagccactag